The Armatimonadota bacterium genome contains a region encoding:
- the def gene encoding peptide deformylase: MEIVVPEEFKYLYVQNAERPIVKIPNPVLRQVCEPVKKISKPTLKFIDQMVVAMTRSNGIGLAAPQMGSTQRIIVIAPGSMKPTALINPVIVDTSGEQIGEEGCLSIPGLYGDVQRALKLTVEAYDTKGRAFALDLQGLPARVVQHEVDHLNGVLFIDKVDLATLHWSNPELHDDDI, from the coding sequence ATGGAAATCGTCGTCCCAGAAGAGTTCAAATATCTGTATGTTCAGAACGCTGAGCGGCCGATTGTGAAAATTCCAAATCCAGTCTTGCGCCAAGTTTGTGAGCCCGTTAAGAAAATAAGCAAGCCGACGCTGAAGTTCATCGACCAAATGGTCGTCGCCATGACGCGATCGAACGGGATTGGCCTGGCCGCACCCCAAATGGGTTCCACACAACGAATCATCGTCATCGCGCCTGGTTCGATGAAACCGACAGCTCTGATCAATCCCGTGATTGTCGATACCTCTGGCGAGCAGATTGGCGAGGAAGGTTGTCTCAGCATTCCAGGACTTTACGGCGACGTTCAACGCGCGTTGAAGCTCACTGTCGAAGCATACGACACGAAGGGTCGCGCATTCGCACTGGACCTACAAGGTCTACCGGCAAGGGTTGTGCAGCACGAAGTGGACCACCTCAACGGAGTGCTCTTCATCGACAAAGTTGACCTCGCGACATT